From the genome of Mycobacterium dioxanotrophicus, one region includes:
- a CDS encoding TetR/AcrR family transcriptional regulator C-terminal domain-containing protein: protein MGLDREQVVAAGLAVLDDIGLDALTMRKVANHLGVQLNTVYWHAASKPALLAAMADLMLAGCADEPLPQQWQDRLRELAHRYRTAMLAHRDGARVVAGTFPVEPRTLELGEAFVSTLLAGGIQPCNAAWSAWAIAYYTMGITQEQQAYHALDRPVRLADAVSPDRYPALAQVAEFFGPGDFDQRFDFGLDLLIANLLGR from the coding sequence GTGGGACTGGACCGGGAACAGGTGGTCGCGGCAGGCCTTGCGGTGCTCGACGACATCGGGCTCGATGCGCTGACCATGCGAAAGGTAGCCAATCACCTTGGCGTGCAGCTCAATACCGTGTACTGGCATGCAGCGAGCAAGCCCGCCCTACTGGCGGCCATGGCCGATCTGATGCTCGCAGGCTGCGCCGACGAACCACTTCCGCAGCAGTGGCAGGACCGGTTGCGCGAGCTGGCACACCGCTACCGCACGGCGATGCTCGCGCACCGCGACGGCGCCCGCGTGGTCGCCGGAACGTTCCCGGTCGAGCCCCGCACACTCGAATTGGGCGAGGCATTCGTCTCGACTCTGCTCGCCGGCGGCATCCAGCCGTGCAACGCCGCATGGTCGGCCTGGGCCATCGCGTACTACACGATGGGTATTACCCAGGAACAGCAGGCATATCATGCGCTGGACCGGCCGGTACGCCTCGCCGACGCGGTAAGCCCAGACCGCTATCCCGCACTGGCGCAAGTCGCCGAGTTCTTCGGCCCAGGAGACTTCGACCAGCGCTTCGACTTCGGGCTCGACCTGCTGATCGCCAACCTGCTCGGGCGGTGA
- a CDS encoding PDR/VanB family oxidoreductase produces MGVGVADQPAVVRQLRLEADGVVSVSLTRPDGLPWPAWAPGAHVDIVLPTGITRQYSLCGSPDDRDTYRIAVRRQVRSRGGSEYVHAFLRPGQNLAIRGPRNNFPLREHDRYLFIAGGIGITPILAMVRETAERGKPWRLLYAGSSAAGMAFTGELAELGGVVECYVSDRCGRIPLDDLLSEPRVGTGVYACGPETLLTAIAERMTHWPPGALHIERFASRPKPTRPDTEFDVRCARSAKTVTVPPGQSILDALVGAGVPVTASCREGLCGTCETAVLDGTPDHRDDILDERERAANDRMFICVSRAVGPRLELDI; encoded by the coding sequence ATGGGTGTGGGAGTGGCCGATCAACCAGCGGTCGTCAGACAGCTGCGGCTCGAGGCCGACGGCGTCGTGTCGGTGTCGCTGACCCGACCGGACGGATTGCCGTGGCCGGCGTGGGCGCCGGGCGCACACGTCGATATCGTGCTGCCCACGGGCATCACCCGGCAGTACTCGTTGTGCGGGTCGCCCGACGACCGCGACACCTACCGCATCGCGGTACGGCGCCAGGTCCGCAGCCGCGGCGGTTCGGAATACGTCCACGCATTTCTCCGCCCCGGTCAGAATCTCGCAATTCGAGGTCCCCGCAACAACTTTCCGCTCCGAGAGCACGACCGCTACCTCTTCATCGCCGGGGGCATCGGTATCACCCCGATCCTGGCGATGGTGCGGGAGACCGCCGAGCGAGGCAAGCCGTGGCGACTGCTCTACGCGGGGTCGAGTGCGGCCGGGATGGCGTTCACGGGCGAGCTGGCGGAGCTCGGTGGCGTAGTCGAGTGCTATGTGAGTGATCGGTGCGGCCGCATTCCGCTGGATGATCTGCTGTCGGAACCGCGGGTGGGCACCGGCGTGTACGCGTGCGGACCCGAAACACTCTTGACCGCCATCGCCGAGCGCATGACGCACTGGCCGCCCGGCGCGCTGCACATCGAACGGTTCGCATCGCGACCGAAGCCGACGCGTCCCGACACCGAATTCGACGTCCGTTGTGCCCGTTCGGCCAAGACCGTCACAGTGCCGCCGGGGCAAAGCATCCTCGACGCGCTCGTCGGCGCGGGTGTGCCGGTCACGGCATCGTGTCGCGAGGGACTGTGCGGCACATGTGAGACCGCGGTGCTCGACGGAACGCCCGACCACCGCGACGACATCCTCGACGAGCGGGAACGCGCCGCCAATGACCGCATGTTCATCTGCGTGTCCCGTGCTGTCGGGCCCCGGCTGGAATTGGACATCTGA
- a CDS encoding MSMEG_1061 family FMN-dependent PPOX-type flavoprotein, which produces MDHTAADGYQPIDLSRIREIIGYPPKFIEEKKTSSLGEFARRFIAHSTFYVVATVNDAGQVDASPKGDPPGSVKILDSRTLAIPDRPGNKAIDTFRNLVERPGIGVLFLVPGVREVLRVNGDAFVTDDPDLLEMLAADGKPAVLATIVRVQEVFYQCGKALIRSRMWNPDPGLADALLGGANFYCAIGAEMGEMATAMGIDVSGLIDITNEHYETTLY; this is translated from the coding sequence GTGGATCACACCGCAGCTGACGGCTACCAGCCCATCGATCTGTCCCGCATCCGCGAAATCATCGGCTACCCACCGAAATTCATCGAGGAGAAGAAGACCTCGAGCCTCGGCGAGTTCGCCCGGCGGTTCATCGCACACAGCACCTTCTACGTCGTCGCGACAGTCAACGACGCCGGGCAGGTCGATGCGAGCCCGAAGGGCGACCCGCCCGGTTCGGTCAAGATTCTCGACTCGCGGACCCTGGCGATTCCCGACCGGCCGGGCAACAAGGCCATCGACACGTTCCGAAACCTGGTCGAGCGCCCTGGCATCGGAGTGCTGTTCCTGGTTCCGGGCGTCCGCGAGGTGCTGCGGGTCAACGGTGATGCTTTCGTCACCGACGATCCCGATCTGCTCGAGATGCTCGCGGCCGACGGCAAGCCCGCGGTGCTCGCCACGATCGTCCGTGTCCAGGAAGTGTTCTACCAATGCGGCAAGGCGCTGATCCGCTCGCGCATGTGGAACCCCGATCCAGGGCTGGCCGATGCACTCCTGGGCGGTGCAAACTTCTACTGCGCGATCGGCGCCGAGATGGGTGAGATGGCCACCGCCATGGGAATCGACGTGAGCGGGCTCATCGACATCACAAACGAGCACTACGAGACGACGTTGTACTGA
- a CDS encoding WS/DGAT/MGAT family O-acyltransferase: MELMSPTDSMFLIAETREHPFHVGGLALYEPPAGASSEFVRELYEEMVAHTDFQPVFRKHPATILGGIANVGWTYDNDVDLDYHLRRSALPSPGRVRDLLELTSRLHSGLLDRHRPLWEAHLIEGLADGRFAVYTKLHHSLIDGVSALKLIMRTLSEDPHDTEVRVPWDLPRKKRERQHQSPSLLRTVTDAAGAAVGIAPSTVKLARAALLEQQLTLPFAAPKTMFNVKIGGARRVAAQSWPLERFKRVKEASGVTVNDVVLGMCAGALRAYLLEQGALPDRPLIAMVPVSLRSENEADAGGNLVGSILCNLATDRDNPAERLTIISESMRGNKQIFSELPRVQALALSALMIAPLGLAAVPGFVKATAPPFNLVISNVPGPRHPLYWKGARLDGNYPLSIALDGQAMNITLANNGDNLDFGLVGCRRSVPHLQRMLSHLEDSLKALEVATGV, translated from the coding sequence ATGGAGTTGATGTCGCCGACCGATTCGATGTTTCTCATCGCCGAGACGCGGGAGCACCCGTTCCATGTCGGTGGTCTGGCGCTCTATGAGCCACCGGCCGGCGCGAGCTCCGAATTTGTCCGCGAGCTGTACGAGGAGATGGTCGCGCACACCGACTTTCAGCCTGTGTTCCGCAAACACCCGGCCACCATCCTCGGCGGCATCGCCAACGTCGGCTGGACCTACGACAACGACGTCGACCTCGACTACCACCTGCGCCGCTCGGCGCTGCCGTCGCCGGGCCGGGTGCGTGACCTGCTCGAACTGACTTCGCGGCTGCACAGCGGCCTGCTGGATCGGCATCGTCCGCTGTGGGAGGCCCATTTGATCGAGGGGCTCGCCGACGGCCGGTTCGCGGTGTACACCAAGCTGCACCACTCGTTGATCGACGGTGTGTCGGCACTCAAGCTGATCATGCGCACGCTGTCGGAGGATCCGCACGACACCGAGGTGCGGGTGCCGTGGGACCTGCCGCGCAAGAAGCGCGAGCGCCAGCACCAGAGCCCGTCGCTGCTGCGCACCGTGACCGATGCGGCAGGCGCCGCCGTCGGGATCGCGCCGTCGACGGTGAAACTGGCGCGTGCCGCGTTGCTCGAACAGCAGCTCACGTTGCCGTTCGCCGCGCCGAAGACGATGTTCAACGTCAAGATCGGCGGTGCGCGCCGGGTGGCCGCGCAGTCGTGGCCGCTGGAGCGGTTCAAGCGGGTCAAGGAGGCCAGTGGCGTCACCGTCAACGACGTGGTGCTCGGCATGTGCGCCGGTGCGCTGCGGGCGTATCTGCTTGAGCAGGGCGCACTGCCGGACCGGCCGTTGATCGCGATGGTCCCGGTCAGCCTGCGCTCGGAAAACGAGGCCGATGCCGGTGGCAACCTGGTCGGGTCCATCCTGTGCAACCTCGCCACCGATCGCGACAATCCCGCCGAGCGGCTCACCATCATCAGCGAGTCGATGCGCGGCAACAAGCAGATCTTCTCCGAACTGCCCCGGGTGCAGGCATTGGCGTTGTCCGCGTTGATGATCGCGCCGCTCGGCCTGGCCGCGGTACCGGGCTTTGTCAAGGCCACCGCCCCGCCGTTCAACCTCGTCATCTCCAACGTCCCGGGGCCGCGGCATCCGCTGTACTGGAAGGGGGCCCGGCTCGACGGCAACTATCCGCTGTCCATCGCGCTGGACGGCCAGGCCATGAACATCACCCTGGCCAACAACGGCGACAATCTGGACTTCGGTCTGGTCGGCTGCCGGCGCAGTGTGCCGCATCTGCAGCGGATGCTCAGTCATCTGGAGGACTCGCTCAAGGCTCTCGAGGTCGCCACCGGCGTGTGA
- a CDS encoding propanediol/glycerol family dehydratase large subunit — translation MRILDAKPVNLDGFSVTNPDLGLAAMSSPNDPEPSLVVRDGQVVELDGKAAADFDVIDEFIARYGLDLDVAAEAMACPDVALARMAVDPGVPRAEVVRLIGGTTPAKLARVIAVMTPVEMQMAMAKMRARRTPSNQAHVTNQLDDPLLIAADAASAVAYGFREVETTVPVLGDAPSNAVALLIGSQVGTPGAMAQCSIEEALELRLGLRGLTSYAETISIYGTEQVFVDGDDTPFSKAILTSAYASRGLKMRVTSGGGAEVLMGAAEKCSILYLESRCVSLARALGSQGVQNGGIDGVGVVASVPEGMKELLAENLMVMMRDLESCAGNDNLISESDIRRSAHTLPVLLAGADFIFSGFGSIPRYDNAFALSNFNSDDMDDFLVLQRDWGSDGGLRTVPAEHLARVRRRAARAVQAVYRDLGLADFDDSHIDEVVAANGSRDLPPGDPKAVAEAAAAIEAKQLTVFDVVASLHRTGFGEEAEAIMRLTRERLQGDQLQTSAIFDDQFRVLSKITDPNDYAGPGTGYTLSEERRAEIDDIRQQRSTAELTADQAEHAGHLLVTDVEPARQGRDPREVCIGLSPALGRSVWLTLCGLTIGEVIRQISAGLEEEGCVPRFVRVRSTIDVGLIGLTAAKLSGSGIGIGLQGKGTALIHRRDLAPLANLELFSVAPLLTARNYRELGRNAARHAKGMAPIPILTGGTDESISARYHARAVALVALEREASEPGQGPVTVEVTRA, via the coding sequence ATGCGGATTCTCGACGCGAAACCGGTCAACCTCGACGGTTTCAGTGTCACCAACCCGGATCTGGGCCTGGCCGCGATGAGCAGCCCCAACGACCCGGAGCCGTCGCTGGTCGTGAGAGACGGACAGGTCGTCGAGTTGGACGGCAAGGCCGCCGCCGACTTCGACGTCATCGATGAGTTCATCGCCCGCTACGGGCTGGATCTCGACGTCGCCGCCGAGGCGATGGCATGTCCCGACGTCGCGCTCGCGCGCATGGCCGTCGACCCCGGCGTGCCGCGCGCGGAGGTGGTCCGGCTGATCGGCGGCACCACCCCGGCCAAGTTGGCGCGGGTGATCGCGGTGATGACTCCGGTCGAGATGCAGATGGCGATGGCCAAGATGCGTGCCCGCCGCACGCCGAGCAATCAGGCGCACGTCACCAACCAGCTCGACGACCCGCTGCTGATCGCGGCCGATGCGGCCAGCGCGGTGGCATACGGGTTCCGTGAGGTCGAGACAACGGTTCCGGTGCTCGGCGACGCACCGTCGAATGCCGTTGCGCTGCTGATCGGTTCGCAGGTCGGGACACCCGGCGCGATGGCGCAGTGCTCCATCGAGGAGGCGCTGGAACTGCGGCTGGGGCTGCGCGGGCTCACCAGTTACGCCGAGACCATCTCCATCTACGGCACCGAGCAGGTGTTCGTCGACGGCGACGACACCCCGTTCTCCAAGGCCATCCTCACGAGCGCCTACGCGTCACGCGGATTGAAGATGCGGGTCACCAGCGGTGGCGGTGCCGAGGTGCTCATGGGGGCGGCGGAGAAGTGCTCGATCCTGTACCTGGAATCGCGGTGCGTGTCGCTGGCCCGCGCGCTGGGCTCACAAGGCGTGCAGAACGGCGGCATCGACGGGGTCGGGGTGGTGGCCTCGGTGCCCGAGGGCATGAAGGAGCTGCTCGCCGAGAACCTCATGGTGATGATGCGCGACCTGGAATCGTGTGCGGGCAATGACAACCTGATCTCCGAGTCCGACATCCGCCGTAGCGCGCACACCCTGCCGGTGCTGCTGGCCGGCGCGGACTTCATCTTCTCCGGGTTCGGCTCGATCCCGCGCTACGACAACGCGTTCGCGCTGTCCAACTTCAACTCCGATGACATGGACGATTTCCTTGTCCTGCAACGGGACTGGGGTTCCGACGGCGGGCTGCGGACCGTCCCTGCCGAGCATCTGGCCCGGGTGCGCCGCCGCGCGGCGCGGGCCGTGCAGGCGGTGTACCGCGACCTCGGCCTGGCCGACTTCGACGACAGCCACATCGACGAGGTGGTGGCCGCCAACGGATCCCGCGATCTGCCGCCCGGTGACCCGAAGGCCGTCGCCGAGGCGGCGGCCGCCATCGAGGCCAAGCAGCTCACGGTGTTCGACGTGGTGGCCTCGCTGCACCGCACCGGATTCGGCGAAGAAGCCGAGGCGATCATGCGGTTGACGCGAGAACGTCTGCAGGGCGACCAGTTACAGACCTCGGCGATCTTCGACGACCAGTTCCGGGTGCTGTCCAAGATCACCGACCCCAACGACTACGCGGGCCCGGGTACCGGGTACACCCTGAGCGAGGAGCGCCGTGCCGAGATCGACGACATCCGCCAGCAACGCAGCACCGCAGAGTTGACCGCCGACCAGGCCGAACACGCCGGGCACCTCCTCGTCACCGACGTGGAACCGGCCCGCCAAGGCCGCGACCCGCGCGAGGTGTGCATCGGCCTGTCCCCGGCGTTGGGCCGCAGCGTCTGGCTGACCCTGTGCGGGCTGACCATCGGTGAGGTGATCCGGCAGATCTCCGCGGGACTCGAGGAAGAAGGATGCGTGCCGCGGTTCGTCCGCGTGCGCTCGACCATCGACGTCGGCCTGATCGGGTTGACCGCGGCCAAACTGTCCGGGTCGGGCATCGGAATCGGATTGCAGGGCAAGGGGACTGCGCTGATCCACCGGCGTGACCTGGCGCCGCTGGCCAACCTCGAGCTGTTCAGTGTCGCCCCGCTGCTGACCGCCCGCAATTACCGTGAACTCGGCCGCAACGCGGCCCGACACGCCAAGGGCATGGCGCCCATACCGATCCTCACCGGCGGCACCGACGAGTCCATATCGGCGCGCTACCACGCGCGGGCGGTGGCGCTCGTCGCGCTGGAGCGTGAGGCCAGCGAACCGGGCCAGGGCCCCGTGACGGTGGAGGTGACGCGAGCATGA
- a CDS encoding diol dehydratase small subunit yields the protein MSEKFTVAAAVDGKLDLADLRMDPAVLAHQAAVAEQDGNPQLAENFRRAAELAIIDDEEVMGLYEALRPYRSTAAELDALQASLAARGAARCAELVRQAAVVYARRGLLR from the coding sequence ATGAGCGAGAAGTTCACCGTCGCCGCGGCCGTCGACGGCAAGCTGGACCTGGCGGATCTGCGGATGGACCCGGCCGTGCTGGCCCACCAGGCCGCGGTCGCTGAGCAGGACGGCAACCCCCAACTCGCCGAGAACTTCCGGCGCGCAGCCGAATTGGCCATCATCGACGACGAGGAGGTGATGGGGCTCTACGAGGCGCTGCGCCCGTACCGCTCCACCGCCGCGGAACTCGACGCGCTGCAGGCCTCGTTGGCCGCACGTGGCGCTGCCCGTTGTGCCGAACTGGTGCGTCAGGCCGCCGTGGTCTACGCCCGCCGGGGTCTGCTGCGGTGA
- a CDS encoding diol dehydratase reactivase ATPase-like domain-containing protein: MVAGIDIGNHTTEIVLARVDTGADDGAVQPVGHGQAPTRGRKGSRDSLDGAAALLHRIEVDAGACADVLVLSAIRPVDTDTAPLPPASSPRSPVRSLRKPDASTPAGSGFAVGRHVPLAALSGPAAAGPVIVSVDGDTDFEVAAAAITAALADGWSVTGVVAAQDDAVLIANRIPIDIPVVDEVDVAGLAPGALVAVEVVPEGRAYRALADPIALCAALELGHEQLPDIAEFTRELADAPAIAVTGRTAPPEPPAVDDDYVEFTVDGRPVRYSPAQAHSILRRDPPGAPLRIRLRSIPTADHEITVDDAFFTDLSALDNGAWLRRGVADARGTVVALLAADHVADAAATLQELTGRPAYTIASEPEAAARGARTTPGLPPDSVVCDIGGGTIDLVGADRTVTAAGAGETITVAVARMLNIPRALAERVKRTPALRVEGPHVAHEEDGRRVFLDNPAPADAIGRLCTRGSAGLVPFSNRLAAEEWRSLRLAIKQETVAANIARCLTAFEKPPAALVLAGGGALDDELLRTVGESLRMVPVVVGRANIDGIHGPRFAVASGLVHLYATASRS; this comes from the coding sequence ATCGTCGCGGGTATCGATATCGGCAACCACACCACCGAGATCGTGCTCGCCCGCGTGGATACCGGTGCCGACGATGGCGCCGTGCAGCCCGTCGGGCACGGGCAGGCACCGACCCGGGGCCGCAAGGGATCCCGCGATTCGCTCGACGGGGCAGCGGCCCTGCTGCACCGGATCGAGGTCGACGCGGGAGCGTGTGCGGACGTGCTCGTCCTGTCGGCGATCCGCCCGGTGGACACCGACACCGCTCCGCTGCCACCCGCGTCGTCGCCCCGCTCGCCGGTGCGCAGCCTGCGCAAGCCGGACGCCAGCACGCCCGCGGGCAGCGGATTCGCCGTCGGCCGCCATGTCCCGCTGGCAGCGCTGTCCGGCCCCGCCGCGGCGGGCCCGGTCATCGTATCCGTCGACGGGGACACCGATTTCGAGGTCGCCGCCGCCGCCATCACCGCGGCGCTCGCGGACGGATGGTCGGTGACCGGCGTGGTCGCCGCACAGGACGACGCGGTGCTGATCGCCAACCGCATCCCGATCGACATTCCGGTGGTCGACGAGGTCGACGTCGCCGGGCTCGCGCCAGGAGCGCTGGTCGCCGTGGAGGTGGTGCCCGAGGGGCGGGCCTACCGGGCCCTCGCCGATCCGATCGCGCTGTGCGCCGCCCTGGAACTGGGGCATGAGCAACTGCCCGATATCGCCGAATTCACTCGTGAACTCGCCGACGCCCCCGCGATCGCGGTTACCGGCCGCACGGCGCCGCCCGAGCCGCCGGCCGTCGACGACGACTACGTCGAATTCACCGTCGACGGCAGGCCGGTCCGCTACTCGCCCGCGCAGGCGCACAGCATCCTGCGGCGCGACCCGCCAGGAGCTCCGCTGCGGATCCGGTTGCGTTCGATCCCCACCGCCGACCACGAAATCACGGTCGACGACGCCTTTTTCACCGATCTGTCGGCGTTGGACAACGGTGCGTGGCTGCGCCGCGGGGTCGCCGACGCCCGCGGCACGGTCGTGGCATTGCTGGCCGCCGACCACGTCGCCGACGCGGCGGCCACCCTGCAGGAGCTGACGGGACGTCCGGCGTACACCATCGCGAGCGAACCGGAGGCCGCGGCACGCGGGGCACGTACGACGCCCGGGCTGCCGCCGGACTCTGTGGTGTGCGACATCGGTGGCGGCACGATCGATCTGGTCGGTGCCGACCGGACGGTGACCGCAGCGGGAGCGGGGGAGACCATCACCGTCGCCGTGGCCCGGATGCTCAACATCCCGCGGGCGCTGGCCGAGCGGGTGAAGCGGACCCCGGCGCTGCGGGTGGAGGGGCCGCACGTCGCGCACGAAGAAGACGGCAGGCGGGTGTTTCTCGACAACCCGGCGCCTGCCGATGCCATCGGGCGGTTGTGCACGCGGGGCAGCGCCGGCCTGGTCCCGTTCTCGAACAGGCTGGCCGCCGAGGAGTGGCGCAGCCTGCGCCTGGCGATCAAACAGGAGACGGTCGCCGCGAACATCGCGCGCTGCCTCACCGCATTCGAAAAACCGCCTGCGGCACTGGTATTGGCTGGCGGCGGGGCACTCGACGACGAATTGTTGCGGACGGTGGGCGAATCCCTGCGGATGGTCCCGGTGGTGGTGGGGCGGGCCAACATCGACGGAATACACGGTCCGCGGTTCGCGGTGGCGTCAGGTCTGGTGCATCTGTACGCCACCGCATCGCGAAGCTGA
- a CDS encoding penicillin-binding transpeptidase domain-containing protein — protein sequence MTRRILSVLALVALLLGIVSCSSTPKPADVFASFADALQRKDAHAAAEQTSDPATAEKTIAAMFNGMGDQAKLAVGSSPTDGQENGFTLKYQWSWGEGHDFAYDTTGSAAKSGDNWRITWSSALLHRDLKDGLSFQYSQDSELQTPVLDRTGQPLMSWQTVGVINLERTHPESAAALAGLLNQFDPTTTPDSITAQLNGTQDDRVTVIKLREDDLGKVRDQLTPIPGVTIVEQGQLLTANRELDSPAIGGLEQIWHDRITRSAGWSVYLVDAKGAPAQRLISTPPAPTDPVKTALDMRLQLLAQRAVAGESRPAVLIAMSSSTGGILAAAQNAAADPQGAIVFSGLYPPGSTFKTITTAAALKANLVTPQTPVACPGQVTIENRTIPNEDNFDLGTVPLSSAFAHSCNTSMAALADKLPADALTNTARDFGIGVDFTVPGLTTVTGKVPTADTAAQRVENGIGQGTVTVSPFGLAVAEASLAHGSTIVPTLVDGEKTTADKPSVPLSPNVVDALRAMMRQTVTEGTAAELSDIPDLGGKTGTAEFGDNTHSHGWFAGIVGDIAFATLIVGGDSSAPAVTLTGEFLRPALANTG from the coding sequence ATGACTCGACGCATCCTGAGCGTGCTCGCGCTGGTTGCTCTGCTGCTGGGCATCGTCAGTTGCTCGTCGACTCCCAAGCCCGCCGACGTCTTCGCCTCCTTCGCAGATGCCCTGCAGCGCAAGGACGCGCACGCCGCCGCCGAACAGACCAGTGACCCGGCCACGGCTGAAAAGACGATCGCCGCGATGTTCAACGGCATGGGCGATCAGGCCAAGCTGGCCGTCGGCTCGTCACCCACGGACGGCCAGGAGAACGGTTTCACGCTGAAATACCAATGGTCCTGGGGTGAGGGGCACGACTTCGCATACGACACCACAGGATCGGCCGCCAAGTCCGGCGACAACTGGCGCATCACCTGGTCCTCCGCGCTGCTGCACCGTGATCTGAAAGATGGCCTGAGTTTTCAGTACAGCCAGGACAGCGAGCTACAGACACCCGTGCTCGATCGGACCGGTCAGCCATTGATGAGCTGGCAGACCGTCGGAGTCATCAATCTGGAGCGCACCCATCCGGAATCGGCAGCTGCCCTGGCCGGGCTGCTCAACCAGTTCGACCCGACCACCACACCGGATTCCATTACCGCACAGCTCAACGGCACGCAGGACGACCGCGTCACCGTGATCAAGTTGCGCGAAGACGATCTCGGCAAGGTCCGCGATCAGCTCACGCCCATCCCCGGCGTCACGATCGTCGAACAGGGCCAGTTGCTCACGGCCAACCGGGAACTGGACTCTCCGGCGATCGGTGGCCTTGAGCAGATCTGGCACGACCGCATCACCCGATCCGCGGGGTGGTCGGTCTACCTCGTCGACGCCAAAGGCGCGCCGGCCCAGCGGTTGATCTCCACCCCACCGGCCCCGACCGACCCGGTGAAGACCGCGCTGGACATGCGGCTGCAGTTGCTCGCCCAGCGCGCCGTCGCAGGTGAGTCCCGGCCCGCCGTGCTGATAGCAATGTCGAGTTCGACCGGCGGCATCCTGGCCGCGGCGCAGAACGCGGCCGCCGATCCGCAAGGGGCGATCGTGTTTTCCGGGTTGTACCCGCCCGGTTCGACGTTCAAGACCATCACCACGGCGGCTGCGCTCAAGGCCAATCTCGTGACACCGCAGACCCCGGTCGCCTGCCCAGGGCAGGTGACCATCGAAAACCGCACCATCCCGAACGAGGACAATTTCGATCTGGGGACGGTGCCACTGAGCTCGGCGTTCGCGCATTCCTGCAACACCAGCATGGCGGCGCTGGCCGACAAGCTGCCCGCCGACGCCCTGACCAACACCGCACGCGATTTCGGCATCGGTGTGGACTTCACGGTGCCGGGGCTCACGACCGTGACCGGCAAGGTTCCCACCGCCGACACCGCGGCGCAGCGGGTCGAAAACGGTATCGGGCAAGGCACCGTGACGGTCAGCCCGTTCGGACTCGCGGTCGCCGAGGCCAGCCTGGCGCATGGTTCGACGATCGTGCCGACCCTGGTCGACGGCGAGAAGACCACTGCCGACAAACCGTCGGTGCCGTTGTCGCCCAACGTGGTTGACGCGCTGCGTGCGATGATGCGCCAGACGGTGACCGAGGGCACCGCCGCCGAACTCAGCGATATCCCCGACCTCGGCGGCAAGACCGGTACGGCCGAGTTCGGCGACAATACCCACTCGCACGGTTGGTTCGCCGGCATCGTCGGCGACATCGCGTTCGCGACGCTGATCGTCGGTGGCGATTCGTCGGCTCCGGCCGTCACACTCACCGGCGAATTCCTCCGGCCGGCGCTGGCCAATACCGGCTAG
- a CDS encoding SGNH/GDSL hydrolase family protein, translated as MAAKRILCFGDSLTWGWVPVADGAPTERFARHVRWTGVLADRLGADYEVIEEGLSARTTNVDDPTDPRLNGAAYLPSCLAAHLPLDLVVIMLGTNDTKAYFRREPLDIALGMSVLATQVLTSAGGVGTVYPAPQVLVVAPPPLAPMPHPWFELIFEGGQRKSAELARVYSALASFMKIPFFDAGSVLTTQGVDGIHFTEANNHDLGVALSEQVRALVPA; from the coding sequence ATGGCGGCCAAGCGGATTCTGTGTTTCGGTGACTCACTGACCTGGGGCTGGGTGCCCGTCGCGGACGGCGCACCCACGGAACGGTTCGCCCGTCACGTCCGCTGGACAGGTGTGCTGGCCGACCGGCTCGGTGCGGACTACGAGGTGATCGAAGAGGGGCTCAGCGCCCGCACCACCAACGTCGACGACCCGACCGACCCGCGGCTCAACGGCGCCGCCTACCTGCCGTCGTGCCTGGCGGCACACCTGCCGCTGGACCTGGTCGTCATCATGCTCGGCACCAACGACACCAAGGCGTACTTCCGGCGCGAGCCCCTGGACATCGCGCTGGGTATGTCGGTGCTGGCGACGCAGGTGCTGACCAGCGCCGGTGGAGTGGGCACGGTCTATCCCGCGCCGCAGGTACTGGTGGTCGCGCCGCCGCCGCTGGCACCCATGCCACACCCGTGGTTCGAGCTGATCTTCGAAGGCGGGCAACGTAAGTCGGCCGAACTCGCCAGGGTCTACAGCGCTCTCGCGTCGTTCATGAAGATCCCGTTCTTCGACGCGGGTTCGGTGCTGACCACGCAGGGGGTCGACGGGATCCACTTCACCGAGGCCAACAATCATGACCTCGGGGTGGCTCTCAGCGAGCAGGTCCGCGCGCTGGTGCCGGCATGA